One genomic window of Streptomyces sp. NBC_01276 includes the following:
- the panC gene encoding pantoate--beta-alanine ligase: MTGPLLLLNTAEELHKLPRTGRRAVVMTMGALHEGHATLVRTAREQAGPDGQVVVTVFVNPLQFGANEDLDRYPRTLDADLRIAEEAGADAVFAPAVDEVYPGGAPQVRIAAGPMGERLEGATRPGHFDGMLTVVAKLLHLTRPDLALFGQKDAQQLALIRRMVTDLNFPVDVAGVPTVREEDGLALSSRNRYLSALERHTALALSRALFAGRDRLAAQAALRARAEAAPASDERAAGLARLGEIRASADAHAVSAAGSGLPDAVRAAARHVLDDAGRHDPPLVLDYLALVDPQDFTDVGPDFTGQAVLAVAAKVGATRLIDNIPLEFGAHA, from the coding sequence ATGACCGGCCCGCTGCTGTTGCTGAACACCGCGGAGGAACTCCACAAGCTTCCGCGCACCGGCCGCCGCGCCGTCGTGATGACGATGGGCGCCCTCCACGAGGGCCACGCCACCCTCGTCCGCACCGCCCGCGAGCAGGCCGGCCCGGACGGGCAGGTCGTGGTCACCGTCTTCGTCAACCCCCTCCAGTTCGGGGCGAACGAGGACCTCGACCGCTATCCCCGCACCCTCGACGCCGACCTGCGGATCGCCGAGGAGGCGGGCGCCGACGCCGTGTTCGCCCCCGCCGTCGACGAGGTCTACCCCGGCGGTGCCCCCCAGGTGCGGATCGCCGCCGGCCCCATGGGCGAGCGCCTCGAAGGGGCCACCCGCCCCGGCCACTTCGACGGGATGCTCACCGTCGTCGCCAAGCTGCTCCACCTCACCCGCCCCGACCTGGCCCTCTTCGGCCAGAAGGACGCCCAGCAACTGGCCCTGATCCGGCGCATGGTGACCGACCTCAACTTCCCCGTCGACGTGGCCGGTGTGCCGACCGTCCGGGAGGAGGACGGGCTCGCCCTGTCCTCCCGCAACCGCTACCTGTCGGCCCTCGAACGGCACACCGCCCTTGCCCTGTCCCGCGCCCTGTTCGCGGGCCGCGACCGGCTCGCCGCCCAGGCGGCGCTGCGCGCCCGCGCCGAGGCCGCCCCCGCCAGCGACGAGCGCGCAGCGGGCCTGGCCCGGCTCGGCGAGATCCGGGCCTCCGCGGACGCGCACGCCGTCTCCGCGGCGGGCTCGGGCCTGCCGGACGCCGTACGGGCCGCGGCCCGCCACGTCCTGGACGACGCGGGCCGGCACGATCCGCCGCTGGTCCTGGACTACCTGGCCCTGGTGGACCCGCAGGACTTCACCGACGTCGGCCCCGACTTCACCGGTCAGGCCGTGCTGGCCGTCGCGGCGAAGGTCGGCGCGACCCGGCTGATCGACAACATCCCATTGGAGTTCGGAGCACACGCGTGA
- a CDS encoding L-aspartate oxidase, with protein sequence MSTTGRGIPAGGTGGTGIRLHAPAPGWAVEADVVVVGSGVAGLTAALRCAAAGRRTVVVTKARLDDGSTRWAQGGIAAALGEGDTPEQHLEDTLVAGAGLCDEAAVRLLVTEGPDAVRRLIATGAVFDTSADTGEIELTREGGHHRRRIAHAGGDATGAEISRALVEAVHAAGIETVENALVLDLLQDARGRTAGVTLHVMGEGQHDGVGAVHAPAVILATGGMGQVFSATTNPSVSTGDGVALALRAGAEVSDLEFVQFHPTVLFLGSDAEGQQPLVSEAVRGEGAHLVDADGVRFMVGQHELAELAPRDIVAKGITRRMQERGTLHMYLDARHFGAEMWENRFPTILAACRAHGIDPVTEPIPVAPAAHYASGGVRTDLHGRTTVPGLYACGEVACTGVHGANRLASNSLLEGLVFAERIADDILGSAPAGNGPGIPVPATGPLQPAEARHEIQRIMTQGAGVLRSAESLSAAAAALETLYTTALGELEAHGKTAVPGVETWEATNLLCVARVLVAAAQRRAETRGCHWREDHPDRDDAAWRRHLVVRLSATERRALVVVPTDSADFPSVDVPLTPQSLEQ encoded by the coding sequence GTGAGCACCACAGGCAGAGGCATCCCGGCGGGCGGCACCGGCGGCACCGGCATACGGCTCCACGCCCCCGCCCCCGGCTGGGCCGTCGAGGCGGACGTCGTGGTCGTCGGCTCGGGCGTCGCGGGCCTGACCGCCGCGCTGCGCTGCGCCGCGGCGGGCCGCCGTACGGTCGTGGTCACCAAGGCGCGCCTGGACGACGGCTCCACCCGCTGGGCCCAGGGCGGCATCGCCGCGGCCCTCGGCGAGGGCGACACGCCCGAGCAGCACCTGGAGGACACCCTCGTCGCGGGTGCGGGCCTGTGCGACGAGGCGGCCGTGCGGCTCCTGGTCACCGAGGGCCCGGACGCGGTGCGCCGGCTCATCGCGACCGGTGCCGTCTTCGACACCTCCGCCGACACCGGCGAGATAGAGCTGACCCGCGAGGGCGGCCACCACCGGCGCCGCATCGCGCACGCCGGCGGCGACGCCACCGGCGCCGAGATCTCCCGCGCCCTGGTCGAGGCCGTCCACGCGGCGGGCATCGAGACCGTCGAGAACGCGCTCGTCCTGGACCTCCTCCAGGACGCGCGGGGCCGCACCGCCGGCGTCACCCTGCACGTCATGGGCGAGGGCCAGCACGACGGCGTCGGCGCCGTCCACGCGCCCGCCGTGATCCTCGCGACCGGCGGCATGGGCCAGGTGTTCTCCGCCACCACCAACCCGTCGGTGTCCACCGGCGACGGCGTGGCACTGGCACTGCGCGCCGGGGCCGAGGTGTCCGACCTCGAATTCGTCCAGTTCCACCCCACCGTCCTCTTCCTCGGGTCCGACGCCGAGGGCCAGCAGCCCCTGGTCTCGGAGGCGGTCCGCGGCGAGGGCGCCCACCTGGTCGACGCCGACGGGGTCCGCTTCATGGTGGGGCAGCACGAGCTGGCCGAACTGGCCCCGCGCGACATCGTCGCCAAGGGCATCACGCGCCGCATGCAGGAGCGCGGCACGCTGCACATGTACCTGGACGCCCGGCACTTCGGCGCCGAGATGTGGGAGAACCGCTTCCCGACGATCCTGGCCGCCTGCCGCGCCCACGGCATCGACCCGGTGACCGAGCCGATCCCGGTCGCGCCCGCCGCGCACTACGCCTCCGGCGGCGTACGCACCGACCTGCACGGCCGCACCACCGTCCCCGGCCTGTACGCGTGCGGCGAGGTCGCCTGCACCGGCGTGCACGGGGCGAACCGGCTGGCCTCCAACTCCCTGCTGGAGGGCCTGGTCTTCGCCGAGCGGATCGCCGACGACATCCTGGGCAGCGCCCCCGCCGGCAACGGACCGGGCATCCCGGTTCCCGCGACCGGCCCGCTCCAGCCCGCCGAGGCGCGCCACGAGATCCAGCGCATCATGACGCAGGGCGCGGGCGTACTGCGCTCCGCCGAGTCCCTGAGCGCGGCTGCGGCCGCGCTGGAGACCCTCTACACGACGGCCCTGGGCGAGCTGGAGGCCCACGGCAAGACCGCCGTCCCGGGCGTGGAGACCTGGGAGGCGACCAACCTGCTGTGCGTGGCCCGCGTCCTGGTCGCCGCCGCGCAGCGGCGCGCCGAGACCCGCGGCTGCCACTGGCGCGAGGACCACCCCGACCGGGACGACGCCGCCTGGCGCCGTCACCTCGTCGTCCGGCTGTCGGCGACCGAGCGGCGGGCCCTGGTCGTCGTCCCCACCGACTCCGCGGACTTCCCGTCCGTGGACGTCCCCCTCACCCCCCAGAGCCTGGAGCAGTGA
- the nadC gene encoding carboxylating nicotinate-nucleotide diphosphorylase, with protein sequence MSTPELPLIDQNEGGCGDDCGCGEGEETGLDPALAQLLVDAGLDPIEVEDIAHMALSEDLDGGVDVTTVATVPEDAEAIADFVAREAGVVAGLRIAEAVLSVVCTEAFEVERHAEDGDKVEDGQLLLSVRARTRDLLTAERSALNILCRLSGIATATRRWADVLDGTKARVRDTRKTTPGLRSLEKYAVRCGGGVNHRMSLSDAALVKDNHVVAAGGVAQAFKAVREAFPDVPVEVEVDTMHQVREVVDAGADLILLDNFTVPETEEAVTIVAGRAVLESSGRLTLDTARAYAETGVDYLAVGALTHSSPVLDIGLDLREAV encoded by the coding sequence GTGAGCACCCCCGAACTCCCCCTGATCGACCAGAACGAAGGCGGCTGCGGCGACGACTGCGGCTGCGGCGAGGGCGAGGAGACCGGCCTCGACCCGGCGCTGGCCCAGCTGCTGGTGGACGCGGGCCTGGACCCGATCGAGGTCGAGGACATCGCGCACATGGCGCTGTCCGAGGACCTGGACGGCGGGGTCGACGTCACCACCGTCGCCACCGTCCCCGAGGACGCCGAGGCCATCGCGGACTTCGTGGCCCGCGAGGCCGGCGTCGTGGCCGGGCTGCGCATCGCCGAGGCCGTGCTCTCCGTGGTGTGCACCGAGGCCTTCGAGGTCGAGCGGCACGCCGAGGACGGCGACAAGGTCGAGGACGGGCAGCTGCTGCTGTCCGTCCGCGCCCGCACCCGCGACCTGCTGACCGCCGAGCGCAGCGCCCTGAACATCCTGTGCCGCCTCTCCGGCATCGCGACCGCCACCCGCCGCTGGGCCGACGTCCTCGATGGCACGAAGGCGAGGGTCCGCGACACCCGCAAGACCACGCCGGGCCTGCGCTCGCTGGAGAAGTACGCGGTCCGCTGCGGCGGCGGCGTCAACCACCGCATGTCCCTGTCGGACGCGGCCCTGGTCAAGGACAACCACGTCGTCGCCGCGGGCGGCGTCGCCCAGGCCTTCAAGGCCGTCCGCGAGGCCTTCCCGGACGTTCCCGTCGAGGTCGAGGTCGACACCATGCACCAGGTCCGCGAGGTCGTGGACGCGGGCGCCGACCTGATCCTGCTCGACAACTTCACCGTTCCCGAGACCGAGGAGGCCGTCACCATCGTGGCCGGCCGCGCCGTCCTGGAGTCCTCGGGCCGCCTCACCCTGGACACCGCCCGCGCCTACGCCGAGACCGGCGTGGACTACCTGGCGGTGGGCGCCCTGACGCACTCCTCGCCCGTCCTCGACATCGGTCTCGACCTGCGCGAGGCGGTGTAA
- a CDS encoding type III pantothenate kinase has translation MLLTIDVGNTHTVLGLFDGDEIVEHWRVSTDPRRTADELAVLMQGLMGMHPMLGNELGDGIHGIAICATVPSVLHELREVTRRYYGDVPAVLVEPGVKTGVPILMDNPKEVGADRIINAVAAVELYGGPAIVVDFGTATTFDAVSAKGEYVGGVISPGIEISMEALGVRGAQLRKIELARPRNVIGKSTVEAMQSGVVYGFAGQVDGIVTRMAKELAGPAGDPADVRVIATGGLAPIVLGEASVIDDHEPWLTLIGLRLVYERNAPNFE, from the coding sequence GTGCTGCTCACCATCGACGTGGGCAACACCCACACGGTCCTGGGCCTGTTCGACGGGGACGAGATCGTCGAGCACTGGCGCGTCTCGACCGATCCGCGCCGGACGGCCGACGAGCTGGCCGTCCTGATGCAGGGCCTGATGGGAATGCACCCGATGCTCGGCAACGAGCTCGGCGACGGGATCCACGGCATCGCGATCTGCGCGACGGTGCCGTCGGTCCTGCACGAGCTGCGCGAGGTCACCCGCCGTTACTACGGCGACGTCCCGGCGGTGCTGGTCGAGCCCGGCGTCAAGACGGGCGTGCCGATCCTGATGGACAACCCGAAGGAGGTCGGCGCGGACCGCATCATCAACGCGGTGGCCGCCGTCGAGCTGTACGGGGGACCGGCGATCGTCGTCGACTTCGGCACGGCGACCACCTTCGACGCGGTCTCCGCGAAGGGCGAGTACGTCGGCGGGGTGATCTCCCCGGGCATCGAGATCTCGATGGAGGCGCTCGGCGTGCGCGGCGCGCAGCTCCGCAAGATCGAGCTGGCCCGTCCGCGCAACGTGATCGGCAAGTCCACGGTCGAGGCGATGCAGTCGGGCGTGGTCTACGGTTTCGCCGGCCAGGTCGACGGGATCGTCACGCGCATGGCCAAGGAGCTCGCCGGGCCCGCGGGAGACCCGGCGGACGTCCGCGTCATCGCCACCGGCGGACTGGCGCCGATCGTCCTCGGCGAGGCGTCGGTGATCGACGACCACGAGCCGTGGCTGACGCTGATCGGCCTGCGGCTGGTCTACGAGCGCAACGCGCCGAACTTCGAGTGA
- a CDS encoding GntR family transcriptional regulator, translating to MPRVSPYLQVVDSLRSRIEAGEWAVGDKLPSRARFADEYAVGQSVTQRAMEQLIIEGFLEGRAGSGTYVRTPRRRMRMLRTRRRVPGAGNTFRSEAAAHGIAASWDSRTVPQAPAPERIAARLAIEPGAPCVMTRYEFMADGSPAELSESWEPLEITSGTPIVLPEEGEMRGAGVVARMRSIGITVASVVEVPRPSRADQNQANLLGISLGSLITEIERTYIDVDGRPVETADLVIPDSRYEIAYAFPVD from the coding sequence ATGCCCCGTGTTTCCCCGTACTTGCAGGTGGTCGACTCGCTCCGGTCCCGCATAGAGGCGGGCGAGTGGGCGGTCGGCGACAAGCTTCCCTCCCGCGCCCGCTTCGCGGACGAATACGCCGTCGGGCAGAGCGTCACCCAGCGGGCGATGGAGCAGCTGATCATCGAGGGCTTCCTCGAAGGCCGGGCCGGCTCCGGCACCTACGTGCGCACCCCGCGCCGGCGCATGCGGATGCTCCGCACCCGCCGCCGCGTGCCCGGCGCCGGCAACACCTTCCGCTCCGAGGCCGCCGCGCACGGCATCGCCGCGTCCTGGGACTCCCGGACCGTCCCGCAGGCCCCGGCGCCCGAACGCATCGCCGCCCGGCTGGCCATCGAGCCCGGCGCCCCCTGCGTGATGACCCGCTACGAGTTCATGGCCGACGGCAGCCCCGCCGAACTCTCCGAGTCCTGGGAGCCGCTGGAGATCACCTCGGGCACCCCGATCGTGCTGCCCGAGGAGGGCGAGATGCGCGGCGCCGGGGTCGTGGCGCGGATGCGGTCCATCGGCATCACCGTGGCCTCCGTGGTGGAGGTCCCGCGGCCCTCCCGCGCCGACCAGAACCAGGCCAACCTCCTCGGGATCAGCCTCGGTTCGCTGATCACCGAGATCGAGCGCACGTACATCGACGTCGACGGACGCCCGGTGGAGACCGCCGACCTCGTCATCCCCGACTCCCGCTACGAGATCGCGTACGCCTTCCCCGTGGACTGA
- a CDS encoding DUF397 domain-containing protein, translated as MTANARPDWRKSSHCGEGDACVYVAAAPGTLVRVADRADPAHLVMATTHAAWADFVRSVKRTG; from the coding sequence ATGACCGCTAACGCCCGGCCCGACTGGCGGAAGTCGTCCCACTGCGGCGAGGGAGACGCCTGCGTCTACGTGGCGGCCGCCCCCGGCACGCTCGTCCGGGTGGCCGACCGGGCCGACCCCGCGCACCTGGTGATGGCCACCACCCACGCCGCCTGGGCCGACTTCGTCCGCTCGGTGAAGCGGACCGGCTGA
- a CDS encoding BlaI/MecI/CopY family transcriptional regulator, which yields MPRPLGELEDAVMTRVWQWNRPVTVREVLEDLQQERSIAYTTVMTVMDNLHQKGWVRREAEGRAYRYTAVSTRAAYSAALMNEAWSTSDSPAAALVAFFGMMSQEQREALRDAIRIVQHDDAEAAPAPDAGPAEAEGESGEQPTAPGR from the coding sequence GTGCCTCGCCCCTTGGGAGAACTCGAAGACGCTGTGATGACGCGGGTGTGGCAGTGGAACCGCCCGGTCACCGTTCGGGAAGTCCTGGAGGACCTCCAGCAGGAACGGTCCATCGCGTACACCACGGTCATGACCGTTATGGACAATCTCCATCAGAAGGGCTGGGTCCGCCGGGAAGCCGAAGGCCGCGCCTATCGATATACGGCGGTCTCCACCCGCGCCGCCTACTCGGCCGCACTGATGAACGAAGCCTGGTCGACCAGTGACAGCCCCGCGGCCGCCCTCGTGGCCTTCTTCGGGATGATGTCCCAGGAACAGCGGGAAGCCCTCCGCGACGCCATCCGGATCGTCCAGCACGACGACGCCGAGGCCGCTCCCGCCCCCGACGCCGGCCCCGCCGAAGCCGAAGGGGAGTCCGGCGAGCAGCCCACCGCCCCGGGGCGATAG
- a CDS encoding amino-acid N-acetyltransferase gives MGELSTADAKTVTIRRARTRDVPALRRLLDQYVQQRILLDKAPVVLYEDIQEFWVAERDSDGQVVGCGALHVMWEDLAEVRTLAVDRDLLGAGVGHRVLAKLLETARLVGVSRVFCLTFEVDFFAKHGFVEIGETPVETDVYMELLRSYDEGVAEFLGLERVKPNTLGNSRMLLHL, from the coding sequence ATGGGAGAGCTTTCCACCGCAGACGCGAAAACAGTGACCATCCGCCGCGCGCGCACCCGTGATGTTCCGGCGCTGCGCCGCCTGCTCGACCAGTACGTGCAGCAGCGGATCCTCCTCGACAAAGCCCCCGTGGTCCTTTACGAGGACATCCAGGAGTTCTGGGTCGCGGAACGCGACTCCGACGGCCAGGTCGTCGGCTGCGGGGCTCTGCACGTCATGTGGGAAGACCTCGCCGAAGTCCGCACTCTCGCCGTCGACCGGGACCTCTTGGGAGCCGGCGTCGGACATCGGGTGCTCGCCAAGTTGTTGGAGACCGCCCGCCTGGTCGGGGTCAGCCGGGTATTCTGCCTGACCTTCGAAGTGGACTTCTTCGCGAAGCACGGCTTCGTCGAGATCGGCGAGACCCCGGTGGAGACCGATGTCTACATGGAGCTCCTGCGTTCCTATGACGAGGGAGTCGCGGAGTTCCTCGGTCTCGAACGAGTGAAGCCGAACACCTTGGGCAACAGCCGGATGCTTCTGCACCTCTGA
- a CDS encoding Lsr2 family protein, giving the protein MAQKVQVLLVDDLDGGEADETVTFALDGKTYEIDLTTANAEKLRGLLDPYTKGGRRTGGRVSAGRAKGGRAAASAGNPDTAEIRAWAKENGYNVNDRGRVPADIREAYEKAKG; this is encoded by the coding sequence GTGGCACAGAAGGTTCAGGTCCTTCTTGTCGACGACCTCGACGGTGGCGAGGCGGACGAGACCGTGACGTTCGCTCTGGATGGCAAGACCTACGAGATCGACCTCACCACCGCCAACGCTGAAAAGCTCCGCGGGCTGCTCGACCCGTACACCAAGGGCGGCCGCCGCACCGGCGGACGCGTCTCCGCGGGCCGTGCCAAGGGTGGTCGCGCCGCCGCGTCGGCCGGCAATCCGGACACCGCCGAGATCCGCGCGTGGGCCAAGGAGAACGGCTACAACGTGAACGACCGCGGCCGTGTCCCCGCCGACATCCGCGAGGCCTACGAAAAGGCCAAGGGCTGA
- a CDS encoding SCO3374 family protein — protein sequence MPLTAASAVSSPRVPPEEDVRSWYERVLGWAVVGGPPGRLVTGTRFDVLEVPADAGAALLRRPVATGPVALAGGRMGFLVAPGAAEELDGLLDWLEWGGVALELTALGAGDGIAAPVPPGRNGRESPRGAAVWLRPPELGCEASLPALPGPGQGHRPGQRACGPDLVRLVAAAATECHRARLRRRTPQPLAFS from the coding sequence ATGCCCCTCACCGCCGCGAGTGCCGTCTCCTCGCCCCGCGTCCCGCCCGAGGAGGACGTCCGCTCCTGGTACGAGCGGGTGCTCGGCTGGGCCGTCGTCGGCGGGCCGCCCGGCCGGCTGGTCACCGGGACCCGGTTCGACGTGCTGGAGGTGCCGGCCGACGCCGGTGCCGCCCTGCTGCGCCGCCCGGTCGCCACCGGCCCGGTGGCGCTGGCCGGGGGCCGGATGGGCTTCCTGGTGGCCCCGGGGGCCGCGGAGGAGCTGGACGGGCTCCTCGACTGGCTGGAGTGGGGCGGGGTGGCGCTGGAGCTCACCGCCCTGGGTGCCGGGGACGGGATCGCCGCCCCCGTGCCGCCGGGGCGGAACGGGAGGGAAAGCCCTCGGGGGGCCGCCGTCTGGCTGCGGCCCCCCGAGCTGGGGTGCGAGGCGTCACTGCCTGCCCTGCCCGGTCCGGGGCAGGGCCACCGTCCCGGACAGCGGGCCTGCGGGCCCGACCTCGTACGCCTGGTGGCCGCGGCGGCGACGGAATGTCACCGGGCACGGCTGCGAAGGCGTACGCCTCAGCCCTTGGCCTTTTCGTAG
- a CDS encoding ATP-dependent Clp protease ATP-binding subunit produces the protein MFERFTDRARRVVVLAQEEARMLNHNYIGTEHILLGLIHEGEGVAAKALESLGISLEAVRQQVEEIIGQGQQAPSGHIPFTPRAKKVLELSLREALQLGHNYIGTEHILLGLIREGEGVAAQVLVKLGADLNRVRQQVIQLLSGYTGGGKESATAGGPAEGTPSTSLVLDQFGRNLTQAARESKLDPVIGREKEIERVMQVLSRRTKNNPVLIGEPGVGKTAVVEGLAQAIVKGEVPETLKDKHLYTLDLGALVAGSRYRGDFEERLKKVLKEIRTRGDIILFIDELHTLVGAGAAEGAIDAASILKPMLARGELQTIGATTLDEYRKHLEKDAALERRFQPIQVAEPSLPHTIEILKGLRDRYEAHHRVSITDEALVQAATLADRYISDRFLPDKAIDLIDEAGSRMRIRRMTAPPDLREFDEKIAAVRRDKESAIDSQDFEKAASLRDSEKQLLAAKAKREKEWKAGDMDVVAEVDGELIAEVLATATGIPVFKLTEEESSRLLRMEDELHKRVIGQKDAIKALSQAIRRTRAGLKDPKRPGGSFIFAGPSGVGKTELSKTLAEFLFGDEDALISLDMSEFSEKHTVSRLFGSPPGYVGYEEGGQLTEKVRRKPFSVVLFDEVEKAHPDIFNSLLQILEDGRLTDSQGRVVDFKNTVIIMTTNLGTRDISKGFNLGFAAQGDVKTGYDRMKAKVNEELKQHFRPEFLNRVDDTVVFHQLSQEDIIQIVDLMIAKVDERLRDRDMGIELSGEAKMLLAKRGYDPIMGARPLRRTIQREIEDLLSEKILFGELRPGHIVVVGVEGEGEEAKFTFRGEEKSALPDLPPIEATGSGPDLSKGA, from the coding sequence ATGTTCGAGAGGTTCACCGACCGCGCGCGGCGGGTTGTCGTCCTGGCTCAGGAAGAAGCCCGGATGCTCAACCACAACTACATCGGCACCGAGCACATCCTCCTGGGCTTGATCCACGAGGGTGAGGGTGTCGCCGCTAAGGCCCTGGAGAGCCTCGGGATTTCGCTCGAGGCTGTTCGCCAGCAGGTTGAGGAGATCATCGGTCAGGGGCAGCAGGCCCCGTCCGGCCACATCCCCTTCACCCCGCGGGCGAAGAAGGTCCTGGAGCTTTCGCTCCGCGAGGCCCTCCAGCTCGGCCACAACTACATCGGCACCGAGCACATCCTGCTCGGCCTGATCCGCGAGGGCGAGGGCGTCGCCGCCCAGGTCCTCGTGAAGCTGGGCGCCGATCTGAACAGGGTCCGGCAGCAGGTCATCCAGCTGCTCTCCGGCTACACCGGGGGCGGCAAGGAGTCGGCCACCGCGGGTGGCCCGGCCGAGGGCACCCCCTCGACCTCGCTGGTCCTCGACCAGTTCGGCCGCAACCTCACCCAGGCGGCCCGCGAATCCAAGCTCGACCCGGTCATCGGGCGCGAGAAGGAGATCGAGCGGGTCATGCAGGTGCTGTCCCGCCGGACCAAGAACAACCCGGTCCTCATCGGCGAGCCCGGCGTCGGCAAGACCGCCGTCGTCGAGGGCCTGGCCCAGGCGATCGTCAAGGGCGAGGTGCCCGAGACCCTCAAGGACAAGCACCTCTACACCCTGGACCTGGGTGCCCTGGTCGCCGGTTCCCGCTACCGCGGTGACTTCGAGGAGCGCCTGAAGAAGGTCCTCAAGGAGATCCGCACCCGCGGCGACATCATCCTGTTCATCGACGAGCTCCACACCCTCGTGGGTGCGGGTGCCGCCGAGGGCGCGATCGACGCCGCCAGCATCCTGAAGCCCATGCTGGCCCGTGGTGAGCTCCAGACCATCGGTGCCACGACGCTGGACGAGTACCGCAAGCACCTTGAGAAGGACGCGGCCCTTGAGCGCCGCTTCCAGCCGATCCAGGTGGCGGAGCCTTCCCTCCCCCACACGATCGAGATCCTCAAGGGCCTGCGCGACCGCTACGAGGCCCACCACCGCGTCTCCATCACGGACGAGGCCCTCGTCCAGGCGGCGACGCTGGCGGACCGGTACATCTCGGACCGCTTCCTGCCGGACAAGGCGATCGACCTGATCGACGAGGCCGGCTCCCGGATGCGCATCCGCCGGATGACCGCGCCGCCGGACCTCCGTGAGTTCGACGAGAAGATCGCGGCCGTGCGCCGCGACAAGGAGTCGGCCATCGACTCCCAGGACTTCGAGAAGGCGGCTTCCCTCCGTGATTCGGAGAAGCAGCTGCTCGCCGCGAAGGCCAAGCGCGAGAAGGAATGGAAGGCCGGCGACATGGACGTCGTCGCCGAGGTCGACGGCGAGCTCATCGCCGAAGTCCTCGCGACCGCGACCGGCATTCCCGTCTTCAAGCTCACGGAGGAGGAGTCCTCCCGCCTCCTGCGCATGGAAGACGAGCTCCACAAGCGCGTCATCGGCCAGAAGGACGCCATCAAGGCGCTCTCCCAGGCCATCCGCCGCACCCGTGCGGGTCTGAAGGACCCGAAGCGTCCCGGTGGCTCGTTCATCTTCGCCGGTCCGTCCGGTGTCGGTAAGACCGAGCTGTCCAAGACGCTCGCCGAATTCCTCTTCGGTGACGAGGACGCGCTGATCTCCCTCGACATGTCGGAGTTCAGCGAGAAGCACACGGTTTCCCGCCTCTTCGGTTCGCCCCCCGGCTACGTGGGCTACGAAGAGGGCGGCCAGCTGACCGAGAAGGTCCGCCGGAAGCCGTTCTCCGTCGTCCTCTTCGACGAGGTCGAGAAGGCGCACCCGGATATCTTCAATTCCCTTCTCCAGATCCTGGAGGACGGTCGCCTGACCGACTCCCAGGGCCGGGTCGTGGACTTCAAGAACACGGTCATCATCATGACGACCAACCTGGGTACGCGGGACATCTCCAAGGGCTTCAACCTGGGCTTCGCCGCCCAGGGCGACGTCAAGACCGGTTACGACCGGATGAAGGCGAAGGTCAACGAAGAGCTCAAGCAGCACTTCCGGCCCGAGTTCCTGAACCGCGTCGACGACACGGTCGTCTTCCACCAGCTCAGCCAGGAAGACATCATCCAGATCGTCGACCTGATGATCGCCAAGGTGGACGAGCGACTCCGCGACCGCGACATGGGCATCGAGCTCAGCGGTGAGGCGAAGATGCTCCTGGCCAAGCGCGGCTACGACCCGATCATGGGTGCGCGCCCGCTGCGCCGGACCATCCAGCGCGAGATCGAGGACCTGCTGTCGGAGAAGATCCTCTTCGGCGAGCTGCGTCCCGGTCACATCGTGGTCGTCGGCGTGGAGGGCGAGGGCGAGGAAGCCAAGTTCACCTTCCGCGGCGAGGAGAAGTCGGCGCTGCCCGACCTCCCCCCGATCGAGGCCACGGGCTCCGGCCCGGACCTGTCCAAGGGCGCGTAA
- a CDS encoding M23 family metallopeptidase, whose translation MFAKRVSTRRTRIALAATGLGAALAIGAGTTAAFAAEAPAALPAVAEQVSVQAQAQARAAAAKGLWDKPVKSYTLSATFGKGGTMWSHKHSGQDFAVPVGTPVKAAAAGTVVKAGPNGGGDGPAYGNAVVIKHANNTYSQYAHLSKIQVRIGQKVSVKQQIALSGNTGNSSGPHLHFEIRTTPNYGSAVNPVAFLRTVGVSV comes from the coding sequence ATGTTCGCGAAGCGCGTCAGCACCCGTCGTACCCGTATCGCCCTCGCCGCCACCGGTCTCGGTGCGGCCCTGGCCATCGGGGCCGGGACGACCGCCGCCTTCGCAGCAGAGGCCCCCGCCGCCCTCCCCGCCGTCGCCGAGCAGGTCTCCGTCCAGGCGCAGGCGCAGGCCCGGGCCGCCGCCGCGAAGGGCCTGTGGGACAAGCCCGTGAAGAGCTACACGCTGTCCGCGACCTTCGGCAAGGGCGGCACCATGTGGTCGCACAAGCACTCCGGCCAGGACTTCGCCGTCCCCGTCGGCACCCCGGTCAAGGCCGCCGCCGCCGGCACCGTCGTGAAGGCCGGCCCGAACGGCGGCGGCGACGGCCCCGCGTACGGCAACGCCGTCGTGATCAAGCACGCGAACAACACGTACTCGCAGTACGCGCACCTCTCGAAGATCCAGGTCAGGATCGGCCAGAAGGTCTCCGTGAAGCAGCAGATCGCGCTGTCCGGCAACACCGGCAACTCCAGCGGCCCGCACCTCCACTTCGAGATCCGCACCACCCCGAACTACGGCTCGGCCGTCAACCCGGTCGCCTTCCTGCGCACCGTCGGCGTCAGCGTCTGA